The Candidatus Liberimonas magnetica sequence CCGATATCGACTTTCAATTTATCTTTAAACTCCAACCTGTATTTCTGGTATTCTTCTTCGGAAAGGAGCTGTGTCTCTTTTAATACTGACTTACCGTTTGAATCCTTTAACTCTTCCAGAACCAGGTAACGCGTATAATAGATAACGCGCTCAAGGTCAGACATCTTCATATTTAGAATTATGCCTATCCTTGAAGGCGGTTTTCTTAGGAACCAGAGGTGCGCGATAGGCACTGCAAGGTCAAGATGCCCGAACCGCTCACGCCTTACTTTAGATTCAGTGACTTCCACACCGCAGCGGTCACAGACCTGGCCTTTGTGCTTTATATATTTATATTTGCCGCAATGACATTCCCAGTCTTTGGTAGGGCCGAATATCCTGTCGCAGAAAAGGCCGTCTCTCTCGGGCTTGAACGTGCGGTAATTGATGGTTTCTGGTTTTTTTACCTCGCCGTAAGACCAGGCTTTTATCTGCAGCGGGCTTGCGATAGTCAAGCGTATAGCATCAAAATTGGAAAAATCTAATTCATCTATATGTTTCTTTTTTCCTGGAACACTAAAATCAAATTTTGCCATTATTTATATCCTTAGTTATAAGCTGTAAGTTTTAAGCTATAAGAAAATTCAAAATCTTTTTCTTACAACTTACAGCTTATCGCTTATTTCTTAGCTGTTACTTTTTTTTCTTTCTTCTTATCGTCCTTCTCGACTTTCTTTTCGCTCATAAGTTCGACATTGAGCCCCAGAGCACGGAGTTCATGAACCAAAACCTTAAAAGACTCAGGTATCCCGGGCTCAGATATCATTTCGCCCTTTACGATCGCATCATACATTTTTATCCTGCCGTTCACATCATCTGACTTTACGGTCAAAAATTCCTGTAACGTGTAGGCCGCGCCATAACCTTCTATAGCCCAAACTTCCATTTCGCCAAAACGCTGGCCTCCGAACTGTGCTTTGCCGCCTAAAGGCTGCCTGGTTATCAAGGAGTAAGGGCCTGTCGAACGGGCATGTATCTTCTCTTCGACAAGATGCACAAGTTTTAGTATATACATGTAACCTATAGTGACTTTTTCTAAAAAGGGTTCTCCGGTCCTGCCGTCATAAAGCCTTATGCTGCAATCATCGCCCGGGAGATATTCTTCTTCATATTTAAAGAGGAATTTCTCAAGCTCAGGGCCGGTAACTCCTCTGTCAATAAGTTCTTTTCTCTTTTCTTCAACCAGTTTTTTTCTTGCTCTTTGAAGGCATTCTTTTATCTGTTCTTCCTTTGCCCCGTCAAATACCGGGGTTATCATCTGCACATTAAGCACATTTGCCGCCCAGCCAAGCATTGTTTCAAGAAGCTGGCCGACATTCATACGGGAAGGTATAGATAAGGGAGACAGGACACAGTCAACGGGAGTGCCGTCGGGCATCCTTGGCATATCTTCGATAGGAAGAATCCTTGCAACAACTCCTTTATTCCCGTGCCTTCCTGCAAGTTTATCTCCAACCTGCACTTTGTTTTTTGTCGCTATATAAACTTTTACGACTTTATTGACCGCAACCGAAAGCTCATCTCCTTTTTTGATCCTTTCTTTTTCTTTCGCCCTTGCTTCTTTTAGCAGCTCTTCCCTCTTAAGGTAATACGCTTCCAGCTTTTTCTTTTCTTCGCCTTTTGCCTCGGACAGCCTTTCCTTCTTTTCTTTCCTTACCTTATCAAGGGCTGTTTTAAAATCTAACTCTATATCTTCCTGTTTCTTCTTGAGTTCTTTTTCGGTGATCTTTTCGCGCCTTACAAAAGTCCTTATCCCGATCACTTTTCCTGAAACTCCCGGCGGGACACGCAGTGACGCATCCTGAACATCCTCAGCCTTTTTGCCGAAGAGGACTCGCAGTAACCTTTCTTCCGGAGTTGACTGCTGTTCGCCCTTGGGTGCGGTTTTCCCAACCAGGATATCTCCGCGGTTGACCATGGCGCCTATTCTTATAACACCTTCTTCGTCAAGGTTTAAAAGGTCGTCCGCTCCGACATTTGGGATGTCCCTGGTGATCTCTTCCGGCCTTCCTTTTGCCTCGCGCGACTCGGTCTGGAACTCTTTTATATGAATCGATGTGAATGTATCGTCTCTTAAGAGCCTTTCTGAAAGAAGGATGGCGTCTTCAAAATTATATCCGTCCCACGGCATGAAAGCCACCAAGATATTCTTTCCTAGAGCAAGCTGTCCATCAGCTGTGCAGGGCCCGTCAGCTATAACTTCTCTCTTTTTTACTTTCTGGCCCGCCACGACTATAGGCGTCTGGTTGATGCATGTATCCTGGTTTGAACGGGCATATTTTCTTAAGTTGTAAACATCTATACCGGGCTCGCCGTCTTCGCCCCAGATGCATATTTCATCGGCAGAAACACTCAAAACTTCGCCTGCACGCTTTGTCAGGACAACTACGCCTGAATCTTTTGCCACGATATCTTCTATACCTGTTGCAACAAGGGGAGCTTCGGACCATAACAGGGGAACAGCCTGTCTCTGCATGTTTGACCCCATAAGCGCCCTGTTCGCATCATCATGTTCTAAGAACGGTATCAGAGCAGCAGATATTGATATGACCTGCATAGGTGAAATATCCATATAATCGATTTTGCTCGGAGGGACTATAGGGAAGTCGTCGAAATATCTAGCCGAGACAAGGTCGGTCATAAAACGTCCGTTCTTGTCTATAGGGGAATTTGCTTGTGCAACTATATATTCATCCTCCTTGTTAGCGGTCATATATTCGATATTGTCAGTAATTTTTGAATTTTCTACTTTTCTATAAGGGGATTCTATGAGCCCGTATTCGTTTATGCGGGCAAAGGTGGCAAGAGAAGTTATGAGTCCTATATTCGGGCCTTCGGGCGTTTCAATAGGGCATATTCTTCCGTAATGAGTATAATGCACATCCCTTACTTCAAAACCCGCTCTTTTACGGTGAAGCCCGCCCGGCCCTAAAGCGCTTAATCGCCTCTTATGGGTTAACTCGGCTAAGGCATTTGTCTGATCCATGAACTGGGATAACTGCGATGTGCCAAAAAATTTTCTTACTTGGGCAACAAAAGGCGTAATATTTATAAGGCCTCTTGGAGTAATGGTCGAGCGGTCCTGCATGTTCATGTGTTCCCTTACAAGCCGCGTCATCTGAACAAGCCCTATCCTTACCTGATTTTCCAGAAGTTCGCCTACCGAGCGCACCCTTCTGTTCCCAAGATGGTCTATGTCATCAACCTGCACTTTGATTTTCTCTTCGCCGTGCTGAAATTCGCCTATGCCGTTATGTATCATTAAAAGGTATTTTATCGTAGCTATTATATCCTCTTTAGTCAATGTACGTTTATATTCGGAAGGTGTAGAAAAATCAAACTTTTTCATTTTTTCTAAAGTCGAGATGATGTGCCCGAGTTTTTTTGCGATCTTATACCTGCCGACCCTTGAGAGGTCATAACGCCTTGTGGACTTGAACAATAATTCATCCAGAAAACCTTCAGCGCGTTCCTGTATAATGAATTCCTGTGTCTTCAGTATTTTATATATAAGGCTTATGGCTTCTTTTTTTGTTTTTACCGAATCTTTTTTGAGGGTTAAAAGGATGGTCGGGTCTCTATGAACTGATATGGTCTTAATGCCTTTTTTCTTTAAAGCTTCCAGGACTTCGTCTTTAATTTCTTTTCCTGCTTCAAGCATTACTTCGCCCGTAGACTTATCGATGATATCAACTGCACAATAACGCCCGTTCAAAGTCTGGGCACCGAGTTCTTCTAACACTATTTCTTCCGGGTCATGGAATATCTCCAGGATGTCATTGTCTGACTCAAAACCCAGGGCTTTTAAAAATGTAGTTGCAAGGATCTTTCTTTTTCTGTCGATCCTGACATAAAGCAGGTTGTTCTGGTCAAACTCA is a genomic window containing:
- the rpoB gene encoding DNA-directed RNA polymerase subunit beta produces the protein MKKENFGKIIAPIEPPSLLQMQKESFREFLQKDVPNEKRKPHGLQGAFKDVFPIQNSDGSLTMEFVSYSIGESKYSIEESIVRDATYSAPLKVVLRLTQKQESGKEKELAEQEVFFGDMPLMTDNASFVINGAERVVVSQIHRSPGVIFEEDEEKRVTAYGKPLFFARMIPYRGAWVEFEFDQNNLLYVRIDRKRKILATTFLKALGFESDNDILEIFHDPEEIVLEELGAQTLNGRYCAVDIIDKSTGEVMLEAGKEIKDEVLEALKKKGIKTISVHRDPTILLTLKKDSVKTKKEAISLIYKILKTQEFIIQERAEGFLDELLFKSTRRYDLSRVGRYKIAKKLGHIISTLEKMKKFDFSTPSEYKRTLTKEDIIATIKYLLMIHNGIGEFQHGEEKIKVQVDDIDHLGNRRVRSVGELLENQVRIGLVQMTRLVREHMNMQDRSTITPRGLINITPFVAQVRKFFGTSQLSQFMDQTNALAELTHKRRLSALGPGGLHRKRAGFEVRDVHYTHYGRICPIETPEGPNIGLITSLATFARINEYGLIESPYRKVENSKITDNIEYMTANKEDEYIVAQANSPIDKNGRFMTDLVSARYFDDFPIVPPSKIDYMDISPMQVISISAALIPFLEHDDANRALMGSNMQRQAVPLLWSEAPLVATGIEDIVAKDSGVVVLTKRAGEVLSVSADEICIWGEDGEPGIDVYNLRKYARSNQDTCINQTPIVVAGQKVKKREVIADGPCTADGQLALGKNILVAFMPWDGYNFEDAILLSERLLRDDTFTSIHIKEFQTESREAKGRPEEITRDIPNVGADDLLNLDEEGVIRIGAMVNRGDILVGKTAPKGEQQSTPEERLLRVLFGKKAEDVQDASLRVPPGVSGKVIGIRTFVRREKITEKELKKKQEDIELDFKTALDKVRKEKKERLSEAKGEEKKKLEAYYLKREELLKEARAKEKERIKKGDELSVAVNKVVKVYIATKNKVQVGDKLAGRHGNKGVVARILPIEDMPRMPDGTPVDCVLSPLSIPSRMNVGQLLETMLGWAANVLNVQMITPVFDGAKEEQIKECLQRARKKLVEEKRKELIDRGVTGPELEKFLFKYEEEYLPGDDCSIRLYDGRTGEPFLEKVTIGYMYILKLVHLVEEKIHARSTGPYSLITRQPLGGKAQFGGQRFGEMEVWAIEGYGAAYTLQEFLTVKSDDVNGRIKMYDAIVKGEMISEPGIPESFKVLVHELRALGLNVELMSEKKVEKDDKKKEKKVTAKK